The sequence below is a genomic window from Candidatus Rokuibacteriota bacterium.
CCTGAACTGGGGCTGGAGGCCGACGTCAGGCCGGAGGAGGAGCTTCTCCTTGGGGTGGTCGTAGGCCTTGGAGGCGCGTCCGTCCTGCCGGGGCTGGCGCGGCTTGTCGCGCCCGGTCGCTCGCCCGCGCTTCTTCCGCACGGTTTTCCTCCTTGCCGGGTCCTGTCTGGCGGCGATTGTAGCAGAAAGCGAAAGGGGGCGGGAATCTCCCGCCCCCGTCTATCGGTGTGCCTGAACGGCTACCGCATCGAGCCGGGGCGCGGGTAGATGTGCTTGCCCGTGGCGTACTGTGACGGCCAGAGGGTCACGTACTTGCCGTCCTGGATCTGCGTGGGGAAGGGGTTCAGCGTTCCCTGACCCGTCGTCGGGTTGAACTTGAGCGGGCCGCTGATCGTCTTGATATCGAGGCCCTTGATCGCCGCGAGCAGCTTGTCACGCTCCAGGGTCCCGGCCTTTTCCAGGGTCGCGCGGACCGTCTCGAAGCCGAAGAAGTGGATCGACGCCCACGGAAAGTCTTCCACCTTGATCCCGGTCTTCTGGAGCAGCTCCTCGAACTCGGCCACGTTGGGGCCGCCCTTGACGCCGGGCATCCAGTAGTTCTCGCCGGTCGCCAGGTTGGCGTTCTTCGCCCCGACGGCTTCGCGGAACGCGGCGCCGTGGTGGATGTAGTGGAACTGACGCGGGTTCACCCCCTGCTCCAGGGCCTGCTTGTGGAAGGCGATCTCCCGGGGCGGGAAGGCTGCCACATAGACGATGTCGGGGTCCGCAGCCTTGATCTTGGCCAGGATCGGGGTGAAGTCCTGGGTGGCGACGGGGAAGTACTCCTCGACGACGACCTTGAGCCCGATCTCCTTGGCCTTCGGGATTGAGCCCGAGCCGACCTCCTTCGGGTGCGGCGTGTCCTCGATGACGAAGGCGATGCTCTTCGCCTTCCCCTCGGCTTTCAGCATGTCGAAGTAGTGGTAGGACCACTTGGGGCCATCGTCGATCACGCCCACGAGCCACTTGAACCCGCGACGGAAGATCGGCGAGGCGTTGGCCTCCAGCGCGATGAACGGGATCTGGTGCTTCTCGCCCACGGTGGACGCCTGGGCCGTGATGGGGCTCGAGTAGGGGCCCAGGAGGACGTGGACTTTATCCTCCGTCACCAGCTTCTCGTAGAGCCGGGCGGAGTCCGGGGGCTTGGAGGTGTCGTCATAGATGATGAACTTGACCGGAAGCTTTCGGCCGTACTCCTTCACCATGATGCCGCCCTTGGCGTTCACCATCTCGGCCCAGTTCTCCATCATCTTCTTGAACGGACCGACCTCTGCGGACATGGGGCCGGTGGCGGCGATGGTGGCCCCCACCAGGATGGCATCGGGAGCCTTCGCCTGGGAGGCTGCGTTCTGGACGGAACCGGCGAGCAGGACCAGGGAAAGCGCCAGGAGAAGAGCAGGCGCAACGAGCCGGCGTGTCCTCATCGGTGTTCCCTCCTTGAGCGTGGCACGACTCTAGTGGAAGTTCCGAGCCGCGTCAAGGATTTTCGGCCGCAGAGCCGGCCAGCTCAATCGAGCGCCGCGATGCCCTCGATCTCGAGCAGGCAGCCGTCCTCGGTATCCCAGAGGTCTTTGACCTCGGCGAGCGTCATGGCCGGGAAGTGCTTGCCGAAGTACTCGCGGTAGACGGCGCCGATGGCATTGGCTTTGGCGCGGTAGTCGGCCTTGTCCAGAACATAGATCGTAAGCTTGACGATGTCCTGCAGCGTCCCGCCCCGGGACTCCACCACCGTCTTCAGGTTCTCGCAGACCTGCCTGAACTGGGCCACCACGTCCCCCTTGCCGATCAGGTTGCCGTCCCGGTCCCTGGCCACCTGACCGGCGAGAAAGAGAGTGCGGCCGCCGCGGACCTCGAACGCATGGGAAAAGCCAACCGGTTTCATGAGCGTCGGCGGGTTCACCGCTTCCTTTGGCATCGCGTCTCCTCCTATCCGAACGGATTCCAGGTGATCACGCGTTTGGGAGCGATCTTGTAAATGCGGCGGACTTCGCCCGGAAAGCGCCAGCTTGCCGGGTACCTCTCCTTTCCCAGGTATCGGCGGGCCAGCCTGTCCAGATGCTCGTCGGCGCCCTCTTCGGTAATCTCCACGACGGCCCCGCGGATGGCGAGGTAGCGATTGGGGTTGTCCGGATCGGGAATTTCGAGGGCGACATGGCGCCGCGCTTCCATGTTCCGGTCCTTCTGTCGGCCCTTCGCCGAGTTGATCAGGAGGTATTGACCGTCGTAGTCCACCCAGACGGGCGTGACGTGCGGCGTTCCGTCCGCCATCTGGGTGGCCAGGTGGCCATAGGCTTTCTTCCGGAACAGGTCGAGAAACTCGTCGGGAATCGGCCCCACCCGCGGCTGCCGCTGCCGCCACGCGTCGTAGCGCGCGATGAACGCCGGATCCATCTGCTTCAGGCGGTTGTAACCGACCCGCGTGCTCCGCGTCATCAGCCGGTAGGTAAAGGGGATGGGCTCCAGATGCAAATAGTTCTGGACATGTTCGAGCCAGATCAGGCTCTGGTAGGCCGCCTCCTGGAACCGGTCCACGGCGGGCTTTCGCGCCTGCTCAAAGGCGGCGAGCGCGGCCTCGACCGGTCCATGCTCCCGGAAACACGCCGCGAGGGCCACCGCGTCCTCGAGGGCCAGCTTGGTCCCGGAGCCGATGGAGAAGTGCGCGGTGTGGAGGGCATCCCCGATGAGCACCACGCGCCGATGGCTCCACCGCTTGTTCTTGATCAGGGGGAAGTTGACCCACTTGAAGAAGTCCTTCGAGAGCAAGGGCTGGCCCGCGAGGTCCGGCTTGAAGACCTCGGCCAGATACGCGCAGGTCTCATCGGCGGACATCCGGTCGAAGCCCGCCCGCGCCCAGGTCTCCGGCGGGCACTCCACGATGAAGGTGCCGGTCGTCGGGCTGAACCGGTACGCGTGGGCGATGAAGAGACCGGCGTCGGTCTCCCGGAAGATCATCGTGAGGCCATCGAACACCCGCGCGGTCCCGAGCCAGACGTACCTGTTCTGGCGGAGGTCCACGGACGGCAGGAAGAAGTCGCTGTACGTCCGCCGCACCAGGCTGTTGGCGCCGTCGGCACCGACGAGCAGATCGCACGCACCCAGCCGGGCGACGTCCGAAACGGTCGTGTGAAAGCGGAGCTCGACGCCGAGGTCGAGGCAGCGCTTGTGGAGGATATTCAGGAAGGCGATCCGGGCGATCCCGTGAAACTGGTTGCCCCGCACCGTGACCGTCTGCGTCCGGTGGACGACATCCACGTTGTCCCAGCTTTCGGCGCTCCTCAGGGTGGCGGCGTAGGTCTCTTCATCGTGGTCTTTCAGGACCAGGAGCGTCTGCTCGGAAAACACGATCCCCCAGCCGAACGTGTCGTTCGGTCCATCGCGCTCCACTATCGTGATGCCATGGGCCGGGTCCAGTTTCTTCATGAGCAGGGCAAAGTAGAGCCCGGCTGGTCCCGCGCCGACGATGACGATTTTCATGCCCGTGGCCCTGTCGCAGGCGCTCGCTGGGAGCGATTATAACCCGGCTCCGGCTGGCCGGGCCCTTGCGCTGCGGCTGTTTGGGGCTCTTTCGCCGGCAGCCCAACGGCTTCGTCGGCACTGGTTAGGAAAGACAGGCGGCCTCGCTGAGCCATGGCGCAGGGCCGCGGGCCCGAGGCCCCGCCTGGAAGTGATGGATCGTCTGCCTCGTTCCCGTTGACAGCCTTCGATGGGGCTGGTATGTATAGACATCATTACAACAGTCATGCTCGCCAGCGCCGGCCTCCCCAGGTATCTACAGATCGCCGAGGCCCTCCGCTCCCGGATCCGGCAGGGCGTGTGGACCGCGCGGACGCGAATCCCTTCCGAGCACGCGCTCTGTGCCGAGTTCAGGGTCAGCCGGCCCACCGTCCGGCAGGCGCTGGACGTGCTGCTCCGGGAAGGCTTCATTACGCGCGAGCACGGGCGGGGCACGTTCGTCTCGCCCCTGGGCGCGCTCCCCCAGAAGTTCCGCGTCATCGGCTCTGTGGAGGATATGCTGGCCCTGGGCGAAGAGACGTGGTTCAAGCCGCTCGCGCGCGAAGTGGTCCCCGCGCCTGCGGCCATCGCCCACGCGCTCCAGCTCGCCCCGGGAGCCCCGGTTGTGAGGGTGACCGGAGTCCGGTGCGCCGAGGCGACGCCCTTCCAGCACGTGACGGCCTACCTCCCCGAGGCCATCGGCCGCGTCATCCTGGACGAGGACCTGACGAAAACCTCGGTGATCGGCACGGTGGAGCGCAAGCTCGGCATCGCGGTCAAGTACCTGGAGCAGGTCGTGGACGTGGCGCTTGCGCCCCGAGCCGTCGCCGACCTCGTGGGAGTCCCCCGCCGCACGCCGCTGCTCAACTTCCGGCGGACATACTTTACGCACGGGGGCGAGCCGGTGGAGCACGCCGTCACCTACCATATCGGCCCACGCTACCCCTACAAGCTGGTGCTCCTCCGGACGGAGCCCAAAGGATGAGGGCGAGAGAGGTCCGGGCGTGGAGCGTCGCCTTCCCGGCCAGGATGCCGGTACCGTCTCAAGGTCGAGCACCGAGGGTGGGCTGATGGCGGTCCGGGTCGGATTCGACGTAGGCGGCACGTTCACCGACTTCGCGCTCCAGACTGCCACCGGAGAGCTTCTGACCGGGAAACGCCTCACCACGCAGCCCGACCCGTCCGAGGCGTGCCTGGAAGGGCTCGAGGAGCTCCTGGCCCGGGCGGGCGTGTCCTGGAGCGAGCTGGGCCAGGCGGTCCACGGCACGACTCTCGGCTCCAATGTCCTCATCGAGCGGAAGGGACGGGACGTCGCCCTGATCACCACCCGCGGATTTCGCGACGTCCTGATCATCGGCAGGGAGAAGCGGCATCAGGTCTACGACCTCCAGATCGAGAAGCCCGCGCCGCTGATTCCCCGCCGGCTCATCCGCGAGGTCACGGAGCGCGTCCTTTCCGATGGCTCGGTGCGTGCTCCCCTCGACGCGGCGGAGACCCGTCAGGTCGTCCGCGAGCTGGTGGGGCGGGGCGTCACCAGCATCGCGGTCTGCCTCCTCCACAGCTACGTGAACCCGGCGCACGAGCGCCGGGTGGCCGAGCTGATCCGGGAGGAGGCTCCGCACGTGGCGGTGAGCCTCTCGCACGAAGTCTCGCCCACCTTCCGGGAGTACGAGCGCACGAGTACGACCGTCGTCAACGCGTACGTCATGGGGGCGGTGGCTGAGTATCTGAAGCGGCTTCGCGCCGAGATGCGACGGCGGGGCTGGCGGGGGAGGCTCTTCGTGATGCAGTCGTCGGGGGGGATCGCAACCGCCGAAGCCATGGCGAAGTACCCGGTCCGCATCATCGAGTCGGGTCCGGCGGCCGGAGCCCTCATGGCCGCCACCTACGGCGAGCTGACCGGCTACCGGGACCTGATCGCCCTCGACATGGGCGGGACCACCGCCAAGCTGGCGCTGATCGAGAAGGGGCGGCCCGGTACGACGGGCCTCTTCGAGGTCCACAGGGTGAACCTGGTGCCGGGGAGCGGGATCCCGATCAGCATCCAGGCACTGGACCTCGTGGAGATCGGTGCCGGCGGCGGCTCGATCGCGAAGGTCCAGGGCGGAGTGATCGCGGTTGGGCCCGAAAGCGCCGGCTCGACGCCCGGGCCCGCCTGCTACGGCCGGGGTGGAGAGGCCCCCACGGTGACAGACGCCAACCTCGTCCTCGGCTATCTCAATCCCGACGAGTTCGCCGGGGGTGCCCTCCGGCTCGACCGCGAGGCCGCCCGCCGCGCGATTGAAGCGCGCGTCGCGCGCCTGCTCGGGCTCCCCGTCGAGCTGGCAGCGTGGGGGATCCACCAGATCGTGACCTCCAACATGGAGCTGGCGACCCGGGTGGTGTCCATCGAGCGCGGTCGGGACCCTCGCGACCTGACCTTCATCGCCTTCGGCGGGGCGGGGCCGATCCACGGCTGCCGGATGGCGCGGGCCCTGGGGGTCCCACGGGTGATCCTTCCCGCCGCGGCAGGGGTGACAGCGGCGATCGGGCTTCTGGCGGCAGAAGTCAAGTTTGACGTCGCGGGAACATACATCCGCCGGCTCGAAGATGTAGACCTCGAACGGTTGAACGCGATCTACCGGGAGATGGAGGCACAGGCGGTGGCGGTGATCCGCGAGTCCACCGGAACCGGTGAGGTGGCGGTGGTGCGAAGCGCGGACCTGCGCTATCTGGGCCAGGGCTACGAGCTGAGCGTGCCCGCGCCGTCCGGCACGCTGGAGGCGGGAGCGCTGAGCCGGCTCCGCAGGGCGTTCGACGAGACCTACGCGGCCCGCTACGGCTACGCCAGTCCCGGAGAGCCCGCGGAGATCGTGAACTGCAAGCTCGCGGCGATCGGCACCGGGCCCCGCGTCGGCCTCCCCAAGTTCGACCGCCGCGCGGGTGGCCTGGAGGCTGCGCTGAAACATCGGCGCCGCGCGTACTTCCCCGAAGCCGGCGGGTTTGTCGAGTGCCCCGCGTTCGACCGGTACCGGCTCTCGCCCGGGCTCGAGCTCGCGGGGCCCGCCATCATCGAGGAGCGCGAGTCCACCACGCTCCTGCCGCCGGGCGCGCGCGCCCGGGTGGATGAGTACGGCAGCCTGATCGCGGAGGTCGCGCCGTGAGCCAGCGGGTCGACCCGATCACGCTCGGAGTGATCTGGGGCGCGCTCCACTCCATCGCGGTCGAGATCGGGACGACGGTCCACAGGGCCGCGTACTCGGAGCAGGCGCGCGAGGGGCAGGACTTCTCCGTCGCGGTCTTCGACCGCCAGGGGCGGATGGTCGCCCAGGGCCCGTACAGCCCCGGCCACATGGGGGCGATGTCCTTCGCCGTGAAGAACGCGCTCGCGGCCCACCCGGTGGCGACGCTCGGGCCCGGAGACGCCATCCTGCTCAACGACCCGCTCCTCGGCTCGGGCCATCTCCCGGACTTTTTCATCACGCAGCCGGTCTTCTCGGATGACAAGCTGGTCGGTTTCGTGGTGAACATCGTCCACCACACCGACGTGGGCGGCCAGCGCCCCGGGAGCCAAGGGGTGGTCGGGATTTTCGATTACTACCAGGAAGGCCTCAGGATTCCGCCGGTCAAGGTCTGGCAGCGATACGCCGAGCAGAAGGGGATCCTCGACATCATCGCTGCCAACACGAGAACTCCTGAAAAAGTTTTGGGCGACCTCCGGGCCCAGCGGAGTGCCCTCAGGGTTGGTGAGGTGAGGCTTCAGGAGCTGGCGGCGCGCTACGGGACCGACACCCTCTTCGCGGGGATGGAGGAGATCCTGGACCGGACAGAGGCCACCCTGCGCCGAGCGATCCGCGAGATCCCCGACGGCACCTACTGCTTCGAGGATTCCCTCGACGACTACGGCCCCGGCACCGACCCGCTCCGGGTCTCTGTGACGGTGTCCGTAAACGGAGACGCGATCACCGTCGACTACGCGGGCTCGAGCCCGCAGACGCCCTCCGGCCTCAACAGCTACATCAACTACACCCGCTCCTACTCCTACGCGGCCATCAAGTGCCTGGCCGACCCCTACGGCCCGATGAACGAGGGGGCGCTTCGCCCGATCACGGTGGACGCGCCGCGCGGCTCGTTCCTCAACCCGCGCCCGCCTGCCGGAGGTGGCCCGCGCGCCATCATCTGCTACCGGGACTTCGAGGCCGTGATCGGCGCGCTGGCGCCGGCGCTCCCCAGGCGAGTCGTCGCGGCCGCCTCGCACTTCGCCAACCCCACGTTCGGCGGGTTCGACCCGAAGCGGAACCGCCGCTTCGTCGCCTACGAACTGGTCCTCTCCGGGACCGGCGGCCGGGCCGAGAGGGATGGCTGCGAGGCGCTTGCCTCAGCCTTCAACGCCTCCAACATCCCGGTGGAGGCCCAGGAGGCCAGCCACCCGATCATCGTGGAGCGCTTCGAGCTGATCCGGGATTCGGCGGGGCCGGGGAAGTACCGGGGCGGGTGTGGAGTGAGACGGGATATGAAGTTCCTGGCGAGGGAGGGGAAGTTCACGAACCTCACCGAGCGCCAGCGCTTGGCCCCCTACGGGCTCTTCGGCGGCCGCCCGGGGGCCAAAGGACGAACCGTGATCAACCCGGGCCCGGGCGAGCAGGCGGTGCATTCCAAAGAGTCGAGGGAGTTCGCCTACGGCGATGTGATCAGCTTTCAGCAGCCGGGAGCCGGCGGTTTCGGAGATCCGCTGGAGCGGGATCCGGCCCAGGTGCTCGAAGACATCCTCGACGACTACGTCTCGATCGAACAGGCCCGCGACGCCTACGGCGTGGTCATCGACCCGGCGACGCTGACGCTGGACCTGGCCGCCACCGAGCGCCTGAGGGCCCGGATGCGCCAGCCCGGGCCACCGCCGGTGGTGCTGCGCTAGGGAGGAGAAGCCTTCTCAAGACAAGGAGGGTGAGTGATGGCCCAGCACAAGTTTCTTCTGGACGAGAAGGATCTTCCCGCGCGGTGGTACAACATCCAGGCTGACCTCCCGGCTCCGCTCCCGCCTGTCATCCATCCGGGAACCCTGAAGCCCATTGGCCCCCAGGACCTCGCCCCGCTCTTCCCGATGGAACTGATCAAGCAGGAGGTGAGTCAGGAGCGGTGGATCGATATCCCCGAGCCTGTGCGCGAGATCTACCGCCTCTGGCGGCCGTCTCCCCTCCACCGCGCTTATCGCCTGGAAAAGATGCTGGATACCCCGGCGCACATCTACTACAAGTGGGAGGGCGTAAGCCCGGCTGGAAGTCACAAGCCCAACACCGCGGTAGCCCAGGTCTACTTCAACAAGGAGGCGGGGGTACGGCGAATCACCACCGAGACCGGTGCAGGGCAGTGGGGCAGCGCCCTGGCCATGGCGTGCCGGTTCTTCGACCTCGATTGCAAGGTCTACATGGTAAAGATCAGCTACGAGCAGAAGCCCTACCGGCGGGTCATGATGGAGACCTGGGGGGCCAAGGTCGTGGCGAGCCCCAGCACCGACACCAACGCCGGGCGGGGAATCCTGGCCAAGGACCCAGATTCGCCCGGAAGCCTGGGCATCGCGATCTCGGAGGCAGTCGAGGACGCTGCCAAGCGGGAAGACACCAAGTACTCGCTGGGCTCGGTACTGAACCACGTGCTCCTCCACCAGACCGTGATCGGCCAGGAGACCAAGAAGCAGTTCGAGCTGGCCGGGGAGGGCCCCGACATCCTCGTCGGGTGCATCGGCGGCGGGTCCAGCTTCGCGGGCTTCACCTTCCCCTTCCTGGCCGATAAGCTCGCCGGCCGGGCTGAGAACCTCCGGGTCATCGCGGTCGAGCCCATGGCCTGCCCGAGCCTCACCAAGGGCCTCTATATCTACGACTTCGGAGACACGGCGCGGACGACCCCGCTCATCAAGATGTATACCCTGGGGCACTCCTTCATCCCGGCCCCGATCCACGCCGGCGGGCTCCGCTACCATGGCATGGCACCGCTGGTCTGCACCCTCTATGACCAGAAGATCATCGAGTGCGAGGCTGTCCACCAGATCCCAACCTTCGAGGCCGCGGTCACCTTCGCCCGGGCTGAGGGGATCGTGCCGGCACCCGAGCCCTCCCACGCGATCCGGGTGGTGATCGACGAGGCGCTCCGATGCAAGGGCGCAGGGCAGAAGAAGGTGATCGCCTTCAACCTCTGCGGCCACGGCCACTTCGACCTGGGCGCCTACGAGAAGTTCCTGGCGGGCAAGCTGGAGGACTTCGAATACCCGGCCGAGAAAGTCAGGGAGGCCCTGGCCGGGGTGCCTCAGGTGCCCGCGTGAAGGGGGGCTGGACGCGTTCGGCGCATGACGATGAATAGGAGCGCGGGGAGGTTCCGAAGGGGGGCGTAGCCCCCCTCCGAGGAAATGGAGTTCCGGCTGACCGAGGCCCAGGAGTTCTTCCGGCGGACGGTGGCCAAGTTCGTCGACGCCGAGATCGCGCCGGTGGCGGACGACCTGGACGCCAAGGGCGAGTTCCCGCTGGCGCTGTTCAGGCGGCTCGGTGAGCTCGGCTACTTTGGCCTCCGCTACCCCGAGGAGTACGGCGGCACGGGGACCGACATGGTGACCTACTGCCTCTGGGCAGAGGAGCTGGCGCGGGGGTCCATGTCCCTCGCCGCGGCGGCCTGCATGCAGTCGCTCATGGGGACCTACTTCGTCTTCAAGTATGGCAGCGACGCGCAGCGGGAGAAGTACCTGGTCCCCGCGCTCCGCGGGGAGAAGATCGGGACCTTCGCGCTGACCGAACCCAACGCCGGCTCCGACGTCGCCAACATCACCACCTTCGCCGAAAAGACGGGCGACAGCTACACCCTCCGCGGAACCAAGACCTGGGTCACCAACGCGCCGGTGGCCGACTTCCTCACCGTGGCGGCCAAGACCTCGAGGGAGCGCGGGATGAAGCACATCGCCCTCTTCCTCGAGGATCGCCGCGAGATGCCCGGCGTGACCCTGGGCAAGAAGATCGAGAAGCTCGGCGTCCGCGCCTCCGACACCGGCGAGATCATTCTGGAGGACGTCGCGGTGCCGCAAACCTACCTGCTGGGCGGTGAGACCGGTGGGGTTGAGAAGGTGGGGGGGGTTCTGTCGGAGATCCGGGTGATGACGGCCGCGCTCTCCGTCGGCCTGGCCCGGGCGGCCTATGAGGCCGCGCTCAAGTACTCGCGGGAGCGGGTCGCCTTCGGCAAGCCCATCGGCGAGCACCAGGCGATTGCCTTCAAGCTGGCTGACATGCTGACCTCGATCCATGCGGCCACGCTCATGACCTACCAGGCGGCCTGGTGTCTCGACCAGGGGCTGCCGGTCACGCGGGAGGCGGCCATGGCCAAGCTCTTCGCGTCAGAGGCCGCCAACAAGGTGGCCGATGAGGCCTCGCGCATCTTTGCCAGCTACGGGTTCGCGATGGAGTACCCGGCTCAGCGCTACTTCCGGGACGCGCGCTTCCTGCTCCTGGGCGGCGGCACCTCGGAGATCCTGCGCGTCATCATCTCCCGGGACCTCGACCGCCCCGCCACGCTGGGAGCCACGCAGGGACCATAGGAGCGGAGCATGACGATTGCGCGGGGGTTCTCGCTGGAGGCCAAGTACCGCCAGGAAGAAGGGGTGGTCTTTCTCTCGGGAATCCAGGCGCTGGTCCGGTTGCCGCTCGACCAGCACCGCGCCGACAAGCGCCGCGGGCTCAACACCGCCACGCTGATCTCGGGGTATCGCGGCTCCCCCCTCGGCGGCCTTGACATTCTCCTCGAGCGTAACCGGGACCTCCTGCGGGAGCATCACGTGGTCTTCATCTCGGGCCTCAACGAGGACCTGGGGGCGACGGCGGTCTTCGGCAGCCAGCTCGCCAACCTCTTCCCCAGACCCAGGTACGACGGCGTGCTGGGCATGTGGTACGGCAAAGGTCCGGGGGTAGATCGCAGCGGGGACATCTTCAAGCACGCCAACTTTGCCGGGGTCGGCCGGTACGGCGGCGTCCTCGCTCTCGCCGGAGATGATCCCTTATCCAAGTCGTCCACGCTCCCGATTCACTCTGAAGTCGCCTTCTACGACGCTCTGTTCCCGGTGCTCTTCCCGGGCAGCATTCAGGAGATCCTCGACCTCGGCCGGCTCGGCTTTGAGCTGTCTCGCTACTCCGGGCTCTGGGTGGGCTTCAAGATCGTGACGGACATGGCCGACGGAGTCGGCACGGCAGAGGTGGCGCCCGACCGCGTGGTCATCGCCGATCCCGGATTCACCTACGACGGGCGGCCGTGGCAGCACTCGCAGACCCCCATGTTGCTCCCGCCCTTCGGCCTGGAGCTGGAGCGCGAGATCCACTACGGCCGCCTCGAAGCCGCCAAGGCGTTTGCCGCCTCCCACCCGGTGAACCGGATCACGATCGCGACCCCGGAGGCGTGGCTCGGCATCGTCGCCGCCGGGAAGACCTACTACGACCTCCGCGAGGCGCTCCTCGAGCTGGGGCTCGACGACGAGACCCTGCGCCGCCACGGCATCCGCCTGCTGAAGATCGGGATGCTGTTCCCGATGGAGTCCGGCGTCGTCCGCGAGTTCGCGCACGGGCTGGAGGAGATCCTCGTCGTCGAGGAGAAGCGCGCGTTCGTGGAGCTGTTCATCCGTGACGTCCTCTACAACCAGGCGAACCACCCGCGCGTGGTGGGCAAGCAGGACGTCGAGGGACGTCCGCTCGTCCCGGCGAACGGCGAGCTCGACGCCGACCGCATCGCGCAGATCGTCGCCTCGCGGCTCGAGCGCCGCGTGCACCTCGACTCGGTGACGGCGCGCGTGGCCCTCCTCGAGGCGCTCCGCGAGCGGCCGGCGCCGCTCACGCTGACCCGGCTGCCGTACTTCTGCTCGGGGTGTCCGCACAACC
It includes:
- a CDS encoding amino acid ABC transporter substrate-binding protein; the protein is MRTRRLVAPALLLALSLVLLAGSVQNAASQAKAPDAILVGATIAATGPMSAEVGPFKKMMENWAEMVNAKGGIMVKEYGRKLPVKFIIYDDTSKPPDSARLYEKLVTEDKVHVLLGPYSSPITAQASTVGEKHQIPFIALEANASPIFRRGFKWLVGVIDDGPKWSYHYFDMLKAEGKAKSIAFVIEDTPHPKEVGSGSIPKAKEIGLKVVVEEYFPVATQDFTPILAKIKAADPDIVYVAAFPPREIAFHKQALEQGVNPRQFHYIHHGAAFREAVGAKNANLATGENYWMPGVKGGPNVAEFEELLQKTGIKVEDFPWASIHFFGFETVRATLEKAGTLERDKLLAAIKGLDIKTISGPLKFNPTTGQGTLNPFPTQIQDGKYVTLWPSQYATGKHIYPRPGSMR
- a CDS encoding RidA family protein; the protein is MPKEAVNPPTLMKPVGFSHAFEVRGGRTLFLAGQVARDRDGNLIGKGDVVAQFRQVCENLKTVVESRGGTLQDIVKLTIYVLDKADYRAKANAIGAVYREYFGKHFPAMTLAEVKDLWDTEDGCLLEIEGIAALD
- a CDS encoding TIGR03618 family F420-dependent PPOX class oxidoreductase: MKIVIVGAGPAGLYFALLMKKLDPAHGITIVERDGPNDTFGWGIVFSEQTLLVLKDHDEETYAATLRSAESWDNVDVVHRTQTVTVRGNQFHGIARIAFLNILHKRCLDLGVELRFHTTVSDVARLGACDLLVGADGANSLVRRTYSDFFLPSVDLRQNRYVWLGTARVFDGLTMIFRETDAGLFIAHAYRFSPTTGTFIVECPPETWARAGFDRMSADETCAYLAEVFKPDLAGQPLLSKDFFKWVNFPLIKNKRWSHRRVVLIGDALHTAHFSIGSGTKLALEDAVALAACFREHGPVEAALAAFEQARKPAVDRFQEAAYQSLIWLEHVQNYLHLEPIPFTYRLMTRSTRVGYNRLKQMDPAFIARYDAWRQRQPRVGPIPDEFLDLFRKKAYGHLATQMADGTPHVTPVWVDYDGQYLLINSAKGRQKDRNMEARRHVALEIPDPDNPNRYLAIRGAVVEITEEGADEHLDRLARRYLGKERYPASWRFPGEVRRIYKIAPKRVITWNPFG
- a CDS encoding GntR family transcriptional regulator, whose translation is MGLVCIDIITTVMLASAGLPRYLQIAEALRSRIRQGVWTARTRIPSEHALCAEFRVSRPTVRQALDVLLREGFITREHGRGTFVSPLGALPQKFRVIGSVEDMLALGEETWFKPLAREVVPAPAAIAHALQLAPGAPVVRVTGVRCAEATPFQHVTAYLPEAIGRVILDEDLTKTSVIGTVERKLGIAVKYLEQVVDVALAPRAVADLVGVPRRTPLLNFRRTYFTHGGEPVEHAVTYHIGPRYPYKLVLLRTEPKG
- a CDS encoding hydantoinase/oxoprolinase family protein, encoding MAVRVGFDVGGTFTDFALQTATGELLTGKRLTTQPDPSEACLEGLEELLARAGVSWSELGQAVHGTTLGSNVLIERKGRDVALITTRGFRDVLIIGREKRHQVYDLQIEKPAPLIPRRLIREVTERVLSDGSVRAPLDAAETRQVVRELVGRGVTSIAVCLLHSYVNPAHERRVAELIREEAPHVAVSLSHEVSPTFREYERTSTTVVNAYVMGAVAEYLKRLRAEMRRRGWRGRLFVMQSSGGIATAEAMAKYPVRIIESGPAAGALMAATYGELTGYRDLIALDMGGTTAKLALIEKGRPGTTGLFEVHRVNLVPGSGIPISIQALDLVEIGAGGGSIAKVQGGVIAVGPESAGSTPGPACYGRGGEAPTVTDANLVLGYLNPDEFAGGALRLDREAARRAIEARVARLLGLPVELAAWGIHQIVTSNMELATRVVSIERGRDPRDLTFIAFGGAGPIHGCRMARALGVPRVILPAAAGVTAAIGLLAAEVKFDVAGTYIRRLEDVDLERLNAIYREMEAQAVAVIRESTGTGEVAVVRSADLRYLGQGYELSVPAPSGTLEAGALSRLRRAFDETYAARYGYASPGEPAEIVNCKLAAIGTGPRVGLPKFDRRAGGLEAALKHRRRAYFPEAGGFVECPAFDRYRLSPGLELAGPAIIEERESTTLLPPGARARVDEYGSLIAEVAP
- a CDS encoding hydantoinase B/oxoprolinase family protein yields the protein MSQRVDPITLGVIWGALHSIAVEIGTTVHRAAYSEQAREGQDFSVAVFDRQGRMVAQGPYSPGHMGAMSFAVKNALAAHPVATLGPGDAILLNDPLLGSGHLPDFFITQPVFSDDKLVGFVVNIVHHTDVGGQRPGSQGVVGIFDYYQEGLRIPPVKVWQRYAEQKGILDIIAANTRTPEKVLGDLRAQRSALRVGEVRLQELAARYGTDTLFAGMEEILDRTEATLRRAIREIPDGTYCFEDSLDDYGPGTDPLRVSVTVSVNGDAITVDYAGSSPQTPSGLNSYINYTRSYSYAAIKCLADPYGPMNEGALRPITVDAPRGSFLNPRPPAGGGPRAIICYRDFEAVIGALAPALPRRVVAAASHFANPTFGGFDPKRNRRFVAYELVLSGTGGRAERDGCEALASAFNASNIPVEAQEASHPIIVERFELIRDSAGPGKYRGGCGVRRDMKFLAREGKFTNLTERQRLAPYGLFGGRPGAKGRTVINPGPGEQAVHSKESREFAYGDVISFQQPGAGGFGDPLERDPAQVLEDILDDYVSIEQARDAYGVVIDPATLTLDLAATERLRARMRQPGPPPVVLR
- a CDS encoding TrpB-like pyridoxal phosphate-dependent enzyme, which produces MAQHKFLLDEKDLPARWYNIQADLPAPLPPVIHPGTLKPIGPQDLAPLFPMELIKQEVSQERWIDIPEPVREIYRLWRPSPLHRAYRLEKMLDTPAHIYYKWEGVSPAGSHKPNTAVAQVYFNKEAGVRRITTETGAGQWGSALAMACRFFDLDCKVYMVKISYEQKPYRRVMMETWGAKVVASPSTDTNAGRGILAKDPDSPGSLGIAISEAVEDAAKREDTKYSLGSVLNHVLLHQTVIGQETKKQFELAGEGPDILVGCIGGGSSFAGFTFPFLADKLAGRAENLRVIAVEPMACPSLTKGLYIYDFGDTARTTPLIKMYTLGHSFIPAPIHAGGLRYHGMAPLVCTLYDQKIIECEAVHQIPTFEAAVTFARAEGIVPAPEPSHAIRVVIDEALRCKGAGQKKVIAFNLCGHGHFDLGAYEKFLAGKLEDFEYPAEKVREALAGVPQVPA